The genomic interval ACACAAGTCGGAAATCTGTGAACACAAGTCCTGAAACCCTTGCTCTGCCTCAACTTTGGAAATTGGCTGAAATCTCAATAATCTCGGCTTATTGAGAACCGGCAACGAGAAATCAAGGTTGTGGAGGATCAGGTTTTCGGAAAACGAATCAGCGATCGACTTGTGTGTACACCGTAGCCTTTTTAAGGGGGGTAGGGGGGATCTCTGAGTGTTGCATCTGACAGTCCATACCTTTTCAAACATCCTCTAATACCAGTTGATCCTACTCAATCTCAACCAACTGAATGTCGAAGGTGAGATTTTCGCCTGCCAGAGGATGATTGGCGTCCAGGGTTACGGTTGCATCAGAAACGTCAGTAATAATGACTGGAAGCACCTGACCATTGGGCTGTTGGATGTGAAGTTGCTGACCCACCTCAGGCGCAATTTCAGCGGGCATTTGTTTACGGTCAATGGTGACTACCATTTCTTCCTGGTAGGGACCATAAGCCTGCTCTGTCGGAATGATTTCTGTTTTGGACTCACCCAGGCTCATCCCAACGACTGCCTTTTCAAAGCCGGGGATAATATTGCCTTCTCCGATCGTAAACTCTAAGGGATCTCGATCCCTGGAGGAGTCAAACTCGGTGCCATCTTCTAGTTTGCCGGTGTAGTGAACCTTGACGGTATCACCGCTTTTCGCATGTGCCATTCAGTTTCTCCTTCGCTTGTCTAACCGTTAAGTATGGTGCGATCGCCCGATGAACTGCTGTTACTTAAACTTATTTTTTGTTTGCTGTTGTGCTGTTTATTTACAGTTGTGATCACAACCCTGGACCAACTGCCCCTTTTCCTCCCCATAATAGTTCGCACTCTAAAGGCTGCAAGTATCCCTAAAGAAATATAGAATCCAGAATCCAGGAGCCAGAATCCAGAATAGTTGTATCCTCCTGACTCCTGAATCCATGTCCTTATCTTTTCTGACTGACTTCCGTGGTGAATTTGCTGCCCTCGGTGCGGCATTGATTTGGGCAGTAGCGGCTGTGGTTTACACAGGTGTGGGACGGCAGCTTTCGCCATTGGTGCTGAACCTGGTCAAGGGAGGGATTGCGATCGCCCTGCTGCTGTTCACCCTGATGCTTCGGGGTGAACTGTTTCCAGTCGTGTCCTCAACTGCGGTCTTGCTCCTGAGCTTCAGTGGGGGAATTGGGATTGGGATTGGGGACACCGCCTACTTTTCAGCCCTGAATCGTTTGGGGGCAAGACGAACATTGATTTTGGAGTCCCTGGCTCCTCCCCTATCAGCGCTATTCGCAATGGTTTTTCTCCAGGAACGTTTGACAGCGCAGGCCTGGTGCGGCATTTTCTTGACCATTCTGGGTGTTGTTTGGGTTGTGGCTGAGCGGGTGCCCGATGTCATTCAACCTCAGATTCAGCCGTTACGGGGAATTCTGTATGGGTTACTCGCAGCACTCTGTCAGGCAAGCGGTGCCGTTCTTTCAAGGGCAGCATTGGCAGGGACAGATATCAGCCCTCTATGGAGTGCAGCCATTCGTATCATCGCTGGAATGGTGGTGCTGCTGCCGTGGATTGCCGTTCAACAACACCCGCTCCAGGAACTCAAGTTTCTACGTTCCCGGCGGTTGGTGGTAACGATTGCTGGGACTGCCTTTGCCAGTACTTATTTGGGGATCTGGCTCCAGCAAACCTCACTCAAGTACGCTGCCACAGGCATTGCTCAATCGCTGACCTCAACCAGTCCGTTGTTTGTTTTACCGATCGCCATTGCAATGGGCGAACGAATTAGCCTGCGTAGTTTAGCTGGAGTTCTGCTGGCGATCGGTGGAATCTGGTTACTGTTTAGCCGTTAATGTTTAAGAGTTGATTAAAGAATTGAATTTACGCTGGCGCTAACCGCACCCTTGCATCTTCAGAGCCAGGTAAGTGAACATCTAGAACACCGGTACAGAACCGGGTTTCTTTTGTGAGATGCCCAGTTTTGTTGAACATCCTCACCAGAAACCTGGTTTCTCGACATACTGTACCGATGCTCTAGCACCTCAGCGACCTATTCCTTTCGATAGATCTTTTGGATTTCCTACCCAATAATAGAATTGATTGTTATATTAATTTACATAGCTTAACGAAGCTTGACCAAAGGTAAGGTTACTTCGATAAGCCTTGCTGTCAGCTTCGTCTTTCCCTATCAACGAACCCACACTGGAGAGCTAACCATGACTGACACAACTAAAGTGACTGCTCCCGTAGTAGAGACCGATCGGAATGCCTGGAAGTTTGGCTTTACCCCCCAAGCTGAAATCTGGAATGGTCGTCTGGCAATGATTGGTTTTCTGTCTGCAATTCTGATTGAGCTGTTCTCAGGGCAAGGTTTATTGCAATTCTGGGGGCTGCTGTAGTTTTATAAAACCGCAGCATTCCAAATGATCTGAAATCGGTATCTATCTCCTTAGTGTTCGTAGCCACTGTCTAGCCCTTAACAATGGGTTGGTTGGTGGCTACATCCCTTTATGGAGAAGGATAAAGGATAAAAGCTGAAGGATAAAGGATAAAAAGGTTAGGTGTCAGGTGTCCACTGTCCCCTGTTTACTGTTTCTCAACTGAAAACTGAAAACTCTTCGTCACCGTCCCGTCGGGTCAGTATATCCCTGAATGTTCTCAGGATTGAACTGGCGCAGGATTGTGGTTGCTCGCCGAATTAGGGGTTCTTCTCCTTTGACCACAATCAGGTACTTCCCAGCATTGAGGCGATTGCGGTAGGGCAAAGCATCACCGCTTGCTGCGGATAGCCCTACACTTCCCCCGACAAAAAAGCTGCCCATCCCCCCCGCGATCGCTCCTAAAAGACCACCGATAATGTGATTCCCTATTTCCCCTGCCCAGGCAAAAGTATTGAGTCCTGTAATCAGGCTAAATGTGAAGCCTGCTGCAAACCCAAAGGGAATCAACCAGGAAGACATCAGCTTAGACAGCCTATTGGCTTCCTCCTGGGGATCAATTAAGCCATATTCATCCGCGCTCTTGTAACCTCTTCCCAGAATAGCCACCGTATCCATTGGAAACTTTTCCGTTTCTAATTCAGAGTAGGCAGCTTCCGCCTGGATGCGATCGCTCAAAACAGCAACGAGATAGTTCATCGGAGGGGGGTGGGGGGTGAGTTTTAAGTTTAAGTTTTGAGTTTTAAGTTGAAAATGAGGGGTGAGGTGGAGGTCTTTATCCTTTATCCTTTCCTGACACCTGACACCTTACCCAGGTTACCAAGCCTGTTGACAACTTTTGCCAGGTTAAGAAAAACAGACAATTTGAATAAATCTGTCGCCAAAATGCCGTAGTTTAAAGATTCTGCTTGACTAGCAACTGTTCAGTCTACCCCAGAGGAAGGAAGCCTCTATGATCTTTACTGGTACGTTTGATGGTGGTCGCTAGTAGGGCTTGTGCAAATCTGCCTGCCGTTCCTGAATCCGGGCTGCCTCAGAATGGTTGCTGCACCTGTGGCGTTTAATATTAATCTGATTAGCGCTACCTCCCAATCCCGTTACGCTCAAGCACTTTACTCTTTAATCCTGTTAG from Kovacikia minuta CCNUW1 carries:
- a CDS encoding FKBP-type peptidyl-prolyl cis-trans isomerase, producing the protein MAHAKSGDTVKVHYTGKLEDGTEFDSSRDRDPLEFTIGEGNIIPGFEKAVVGMSLGESKTEIIPTEQAYGPYQEEMVVTIDRKQMPAEIAPEVGQQLHIQQPNGQVLPVIITDVSDATVTLDANHPLAGENLTFDIQLVEIE
- a CDS encoding chlorophyll a/b-binding protein, whose product is MTDTTKVTAPVVETDRNAWKFGFTPQAEIWNGRLAMIGFLSAILIELFSGQGLLQFWGLL
- a CDS encoding DMT family transporter, whose translation is MSLSFLTDFRGEFAALGAALIWAVAAVVYTGVGRQLSPLVLNLVKGGIAIALLLFTLMLRGELFPVVSSTAVLLLSFSGGIGIGIGDTAYFSALNRLGARRTLILESLAPPLSALFAMVFLQERLTAQAWCGIFLTILGVVWVVAERVPDVIQPQIQPLRGILYGLLAALCQASGAVLSRAALAGTDISPLWSAAIRIIAGMVVLLPWIAVQQHPLQELKFLRSRRLVVTIAGTAFASTYLGIWLQQTSLKYAATGIAQSLTSTSPLFVLPIAIAMGERISLRSLAGVLLAIGGIWLLFSR